The Centroberyx gerrardi isolate f3 chromosome 12, fCenGer3.hap1.cur.20231027, whole genome shotgun sequence genome has a window encoding:
- the LOC139916195 gene encoding basic helix-loop-helix transcription factor scleraxis isoform X1, with translation MTFAMLRTAPPASRFLYSDIALLSEDDDENGSEGSGSEERNTTSSPHSAAFRLSSSSPSAFHIKVNRKRKLCGGGGGGGGGGGGGGGVGGIVGRLGPPGLTPPPVGEVRQRNAANARERDRTNSVNTAFTALRTLIPTEPADRKLSKIETLRLASSYISHLGNVLLLGEGLHDGQPCHAPSPPFFHLSSSPNRGSDQSAQPKHICTFCLSNQRKMNKDRDRKTAIRS, from the exons ATGACATTCGCCATGCTGCGAACGGCGCCTCCGGCAAGCCGCTTCTTGTACAGCGACATCGCCCTGCTCTCGGAAGATGACGACGAGAACGGGAGCGAGGGGTCGGGCTCAGAGGAGCGCAACACCACCTCCTCCCCACACTCCGCCGCCTTccgtctgtcctcctcctctccgtctgcCTTTCACATCAAGgtgaacaggaagaggaagctgtgcgggggaggaggaggaggaggagggggagggggaggaggaggaggagtaggaggcaTTGTGGGGAGGCTCGGCCCCCCAGGCTTGACCCCCCCACCTGTTGGGGAGGTCCGCCAGAGGAACGCAGCCAACGCGCGGGAGAGAGATCGCACCAACTCTGTCAACACGGCCTTCACAGCGCTGCGCACGCTCATCCCCACCGAGCCCGCTGACAG GAAGCTGTCAAAGATCGAGACGCTACGATTGGCCAGCAGCTACATCAGTCATCTGGGAAACGTGCTGCTCTTGGGCGAGGGACTTCATGACGGACAGCCATGCCACGCCCCCTCACCACCGTTCTTCCACTTAAGCTCCTCCCCTAATCGAGgatctgaccaatcagctcagCCCAAGCACATCTGTACTTTCTGCCTCAGCAACCAGAGGAAAATG
- the LOC139916195 gene encoding basic helix-loop-helix transcription factor scleraxis isoform X2 — protein sequence MTFAMLRTAPPASRFLYSDIALLSEDDDENGSEGSGSEERNTTSSPHSAAFRLSSSSPSAFHIKVNRKRKLCGGGGGGGGGGGGGGGVGGIVGRLGPPGLTPPPVGEVRQRNAANARERDRTNSVNTAFTALRTLIPTEPADRKLSKIETLRLASSYISHLGNVLLLGEGLHDGQPCHAPSPPFFHLSSSPNRGSDQSAQPKHICTFCLSNQRKMVRDKEKQTS from the exons ATGACATTCGCCATGCTGCGAACGGCGCCTCCGGCAAGCCGCTTCTTGTACAGCGACATCGCCCTGCTCTCGGAAGATGACGACGAGAACGGGAGCGAGGGGTCGGGCTCAGAGGAGCGCAACACCACCTCCTCCCCACACTCCGCCGCCTTccgtctgtcctcctcctctccgtctgcCTTTCACATCAAGgtgaacaggaagaggaagctgtgcgggggaggaggaggaggaggagggggagggggaggaggaggaggagtaggaggcaTTGTGGGGAGGCTCGGCCCCCCAGGCTTGACCCCCCCACCTGTTGGGGAGGTCCGCCAGAGGAACGCAGCCAACGCGCGGGAGAGAGATCGCACCAACTCTGTCAACACGGCCTTCACAGCGCTGCGCACGCTCATCCCCACCGAGCCCGCTGACAG GAAGCTGTCAAAGATCGAGACGCTACGATTGGCCAGCAGCTACATCAGTCATCTGGGAAACGTGCTGCTCTTGGGCGAGGGACTTCATGACGGACAGCCATGCCACGCCCCCTCACCACCGTTCTTCCACTTAAGCTCCTCCCCTAATCGAGgatctgaccaatcagctcagCCCAAGCACATCTGTACTTTCTGCCTCAGCAACCAGAGGAAAATGGTGA gagataaagagaagcagacgagttag